In Edaphobacter paludis, a single window of DNA contains:
- a CDS encoding Fe-S-containing protein produces MLQAFIITLREGVEAALIVGIVFAYLSKIGRNELKRIVFWALGAAIAASIGVAIVVAHLNFNSDIIEGWVMLAAAVFVVSMIWFMHKTAHSMKGEIESKVAKFTGGEDGVSRIGLFLFVFLLVLREGVETVLILSAVTLNSTELLSFTGTLLGIAVAVVFGVLFIRGSVKINLQRFFRVTTVILYFVTFQLVVSGLHELSENGVLPSSNTEMRLIGPIVRNDLFFFVTMLALAGLMMLLEYKRRTPVEIPSTATPADKRRAEWTQRREKMWMSAVVVTSFVFIFLSTAEFIYAKSTTALSPTTDVTLVGSQAIVPTSQITDDQLHRYGVHVDDGKGGTAEVRFLLYKKPDGNIVSVADACHICGPVGFYISSQGITCKMCASPLVPQSMGQPGGCNPIPLHSTIGGGEVVIEAADLRALAPVFER; encoded by the coding sequence ATGTTGCAGGCATTTATCATCACCCTCCGCGAGGGGGTCGAAGCAGCACTGATCGTCGGAATTGTCTTCGCCTACCTTTCGAAGATCGGCCGCAACGAGCTCAAGCGCATCGTCTTTTGGGCCCTCGGAGCTGCCATCGCCGCCAGCATCGGCGTAGCTATTGTCGTCGCCCACCTGAACTTCAACTCCGACATCATTGAAGGCTGGGTCATGCTCGCCGCCGCTGTCTTCGTCGTCAGCATGATCTGGTTCATGCACAAGACAGCCCACTCCATGAAGGGCGAGATCGAATCCAAGGTGGCCAAATTCACCGGCGGCGAAGACGGCGTCTCCCGCATCGGCCTCTTTCTCTTCGTCTTCCTGCTCGTCCTGCGCGAGGGCGTCGAGACCGTCCTCATTCTCTCCGCCGTCACCCTCAACTCCACCGAACTTCTCAGCTTCACCGGAACCCTTCTTGGCATCGCCGTAGCCGTAGTCTTCGGTGTGCTCTTCATCCGCGGCAGCGTCAAGATCAATCTCCAGCGCTTCTTCCGCGTCACCACCGTTATCCTCTACTTCGTGACCTTCCAGCTAGTCGTCAGCGGTCTGCACGAGCTCAGCGAAAATGGCGTTCTTCCCTCCAGCAACACCGAGATGCGGCTTATCGGCCCCATCGTCCGCAATGACCTCTTCTTCTTCGTCACCATGCTCGCCCTCGCGGGCCTCATGATGCTGCTCGAATACAAGCGCCGCACCCCAGTCGAGATTCCCTCGACCGCCACACCCGCCGACAAGCGCCGCGCCGAGTGGACCCAGCGCCGCGAAAAGATGTGGATGAGCGCCGTCGTCGTCACCAGCTTCGTCTTCATCTTCCTCTCCACCGCCGAGTTCATCTACGCCAAGAGCACCACTGCGCTCTCGCCGACCACCGACGTCACCCTCGTCGGCAGCCAGGCCATCGTCCCCACCTCGCAGATCACCGACGACCAGCTTCACCGCTACGGCGTCCACGTCGACGACGGCAAAGGCGGCACCGCCGAAGTCCGCTTCCTCCTCTACAAAAAGCCCGATGGCAACATTGTCTCCGTGGCGGACGCCTGCCACATCTGCGGCCCGGTGGGTTTCTACATCAGCAGCCAAGGAATCACCTGCAAGATGTGCGCCTCCCCGCTGGTGCCTCAATCCATGGGCCAGCCCGGAGGCTGCAATCCTATCCCGCTCCACTCCACCATCGGCGGGGGTGAAGTCGTCATCGAGGCAGCAGACCTCCGCGCCCTCGCGCCGGTCTTCGAGCGATGA
- a CDS encoding ABC transporter permease yields MFFRLLWESFRRQRRRKALAGIAILLGTTAVTAMLALATTIGDRIHKELAVYGANIVVTPRADLLDVKIGGVDIKPATGGAYLKASDLPKLKAIFWANNITGVSPELPITLTLANGQQLPATGLWFNHNLSNGGSSMITGAPPLHPWWKLTGAWPAAANEAVAGLATGLHIGDTVQAGNTPLRITGLVSTGDATDKRLLLPLETAQKLANLPDAVSRVDVSARTKPEDAFARKDPDTLSPQQHEIWYCRPYANSIAYQIREAIPGAQAEQVRRVEQNEGNVLERISGLMWLISAAALLAAGFAVSAAMATAILERRAEIGLMRSLGASKGAIAFLFYSETGLLAVLAGTIGYLFGSGLAAWLGARIFAGDGAASIGPILNPVLFPVVVALALSVAIAGSTPSIRTSLKMDPSTILRADA; encoded by the coding sequence ATGTTCTTCCGCCTCCTATGGGAAAGCTTCCGCCGCCAGCGCCGCCGCAAGGCACTCGCCGGAATCGCCATCCTGCTCGGAACAACCGCCGTCACCGCCATGCTCGCCCTCGCCACCACCATCGGCGACCGTATCCATAAAGAGCTGGCAGTCTACGGAGCCAACATCGTCGTTACCCCCAGGGCCGACCTGCTCGACGTAAAGATCGGCGGCGTAGACATCAAGCCAGCCACCGGCGGCGCCTACCTCAAAGCCAGCGATCTACCCAAGCTCAAAGCCATATTCTGGGCCAACAACATCACCGGGGTCTCCCCCGAACTCCCCATCACGCTCACCCTTGCCAACGGCCAACAGCTTCCGGCCACCGGCCTCTGGTTCAATCACAACCTCTCCAACGGCGGCAGCAGCATGATCACCGGCGCACCGCCACTTCACCCATGGTGGAAGCTCACCGGAGCATGGCCCGCGGCGGCAAACGAAGCCGTCGCCGGACTCGCCACCGGTCTGCACATCGGAGACACCGTTCAGGCTGGCAACACGCCTCTCCGCATCACCGGCCTCGTGTCCACCGGAGACGCCACCGACAAGCGGCTTCTCCTTCCTCTCGAAACCGCGCAGAAGTTGGCCAACCTTCCCGACGCTGTCTCCCGCGTCGATGTGTCCGCCCGCACCAAGCCCGAAGACGCCTTCGCTCGCAAAGATCCCGACACGCTCTCGCCGCAGCAGCACGAGATCTGGTACTGCCGCCCCTACGCCAACTCCATCGCCTACCAGATCCGCGAAGCCATCCCCGGCGCACAGGCTGAACAAGTCCGCCGCGTCGAGCAGAATGAAGGCAATGTTCTCGAGCGCATCAGCGGACTCATGTGGCTTATCAGTGCTGCCGCCCTGCTCGCCGCCGGATTCGCCGTCTCCGCCGCCATGGCCACCGCCATCCTCGAACGCCGCGCCGAAATCGGCCTCATGCGCTCGCTCGGAGCCAGCAAAGGCGCCATTGCGTTCCTCTTCTACTCCGAGACTGGCCTTCTAGCCGTCCTTGCTGGAACTATCGGCTATCTCTTCGGCTCCGGCCTCGCCGCATGGCTGGGCGCCCGCATCTTCGCAGGCGACGGCGCAGCCTCCATTGGGCCTATCCTCAATCCCGTCCTTTTCCCTGTCGTCGTAGCTCTCGCCCTCTCTGTAGCCATCGCCGGAAGCACGCCCTCCATCCGCACCTCCCTCAAAATGGATCCCTCCACCATCCTCCGGGCGGACGCATGA
- a CDS encoding ABC transporter permease — MSNRANRNTRKPQLSFVGMLRRSLTHRRARSLSALVALTVSAAVATALLTLYADLNAKLHNEFRNFGANVVVTASASSPLPPNALAQIQQAAGPDALVAPFAYAVATTDRGTSVVVAGTDFPAVQRLDSWWDLTHWPATPDAALLGDRAANFVADEHAVKLTYAGKAIALIGAGRLKTGGDEDSRIYIPLPAFTHWTGVSPTVVEIQIPGGAVAVEAALTRLRSQFPALQVQPVRQLVEGESRIVDRTHSLMYGSVLLIALTVAVSVLATLSASVLERRRDFALMKALGGSQSQLMGMFLLEALVLAVAGVVLGYVAGSAAAWVISQANFHTATFPRLSVLPLVLLLNLTIAALAAIFPVRVLRGLQPAALLKGE, encoded by the coding sequence ATGAGCAATCGGGCAAATCGGAATACGCGCAAGCCGCAACTCAGCTTCGTCGGCATGTTGCGCCGCTCGCTTACCCATCGCCGAGCCCGCAGCCTCTCTGCGCTGGTAGCACTCACCGTCTCCGCCGCCGTCGCCACCGCCTTGCTCACTCTCTACGCCGACCTCAACGCCAAACTCCACAACGAGTTTCGCAACTTCGGAGCCAACGTAGTCGTCACTGCCTCTGCCTCTTCCCCGCTACCACCCAACGCCCTGGCTCAAATTCAGCAAGCTGCAGGTCCCGACGCTCTCGTCGCTCCCTTCGCCTACGCCGTAGCCACCACCGACCGCGGAACCTCCGTCGTCGTCGCTGGAACCGACTTCCCCGCCGTGCAGCGCCTCGACTCCTGGTGGGACCTCACTCACTGGCCCGCTACGCCGGACGCCGCACTGCTCGGCGACCGCGCCGCAAATTTCGTTGCCGACGAACACGCCGTAAAACTCACCTACGCCGGTAAGGCCATCGCGCTGATTGGCGCAGGGCGGCTGAAGACCGGAGGCGACGAAGACAGCCGCATCTATATCCCGCTGCCTGCCTTCACCCATTGGACAGGCGTCTCGCCCACAGTCGTCGAGATCCAGATCCCCGGCGGAGCAGTCGCCGTAGAAGCTGCCCTCACACGCCTTCGCTCACAGTTCCCCGCACTGCAAGTCCAACCAGTTCGGCAACTCGTCGAAGGCGAGTCCCGCATCGTAGATCGCACTCACTCCCTCATGTACGGCTCGGTGCTGCTCATCGCCCTCACCGTCGCCGTCAGTGTCCTCGCCACTCTCTCCGCCAGCGTCCTCGAACGCCGCCGCGACTTCGCCCTCATGAAAGCGCTCGGAGGCTCGCAAAGCCAACTTATGGGCATGTTCCTGCTCGAGGCTCTTGTACTGGCGGTGGCTGGAGTTGTCCTCGGCTACGTCGCAGGTTCAGCCGCCGCCTGGGTTATCAGCCAGGCCAACTTCCACACGGCCACCTTCCCCAGACTCTCCGTCCTTCCGCTAGTACTACTTCTCAATCTAACCATAGCCGCATTGGCAGCGATCTTTCCCGTCCGCGTTCTTCGCGGCCTCCAACCAGCCGCGCTCTTGAAGGGCGAGTGA
- a CDS encoding ABC transporter ATP-binding protein: MPESLSPIESETRRDCAVISLNGVTREYAGRAGNVRALDHAAFSIVAGEWVAITGPSGSGKSTLVNLIGCLDRPTAGELRIDGVDVATMSATELDRFRADKIGFIFQQFHLIPYLSALENVMLAQYFHSMTDETEARAALARVGLAARAEHLPSELSGGEQQRVCIARALINNPPILLADEPTGNLDAANQTIVAELLQDLHRNGHTIVMVTHDPEMAALAQRKIALSHGKVFCHPIGSQVVTLKR, encoded by the coding sequence ATGCCTGAAAGCCTAAGCCCTATCGAAAGCGAAACTCGACGCGATTGCGCCGTCATCTCTCTAAACGGAGTCACTCGCGAGTATGCGGGCCGGGCCGGAAACGTCCGCGCGCTCGACCATGCCGCATTCAGCATTGTTGCCGGCGAGTGGGTCGCCATTACTGGCCCCTCCGGTTCAGGCAAATCTACCTTGGTCAACCTGATCGGTTGCCTCGACCGGCCCACCGCCGGAGAACTCCGGATCGACGGCGTTGACGTGGCCACCATGTCCGCTACCGAGCTGGACCGATTCCGCGCGGACAAGATCGGCTTCATCTTCCAGCAATTCCACCTAATCCCTTATCTTTCAGCGCTTGAGAATGTAATGCTCGCCCAATACTTCCACTCTATGACGGACGAGACAGAAGCTCGCGCCGCACTTGCCCGCGTCGGCCTCGCAGCCCGCGCCGAACATCTGCCCAGCGAACTCTCCGGCGGCGAGCAGCAGCGCGTCTGCATCGCCCGCGCCCTCATCAATAATCCCCCGATCCTGTTGGCCGACGAACCTACCGGCAACCTCGACGCCGCCAACCAGACCATCGTGGCCGAACTGCTTCAGGATCTTCACCGCAACGGCCACACCATCGTCATGGTCACCCACGACCCCGAAATGGCCGCTCTCGCGCAGCGCAAGATCGCCTTGAGCCATGGCAAGGTCTTCTGCCACCCAATCGGCTCCCAGGTTGTTACCTTGAAACGCTGA
- a CDS encoding NAD(+)/NADH kinase, whose translation MPLVAIISKPQKPELAGILRELVSWLEIHDYQCVLDPDSAAYLAVPGGIERPDMPAHKPNLVIVLGGDGTLLAAARAFARTITPILSVNLGSLGFLTEIPLGDLYMTLQDWCDHRADVEVRSMMHAELRRDGKLLHQWDALNDVVVSKGTIARMADFMVEIDAQLVAKFRADGIIVATPTGSTAYNLAANGPIVMPNVNAMLVTPICPHLLTLRPIVVPGDSSVTIHIEGVPNQTYLTVDGQEAVELMLGDMVHCCRSQYSVRLLRHTPNGVFNVLRSKLKWGER comes from the coding sequence ATGCCTCTTGTTGCCATCATCTCCAAGCCTCAGAAGCCGGAGCTCGCCGGTATACTCCGTGAGCTTGTGAGTTGGCTCGAAATCCATGATTATCAGTGCGTTCTGGATCCCGACAGTGCGGCGTATCTGGCTGTGCCGGGCGGGATTGAACGGCCGGATATGCCCGCGCACAAGCCTAATCTGGTGATCGTGCTGGGCGGCGACGGAACTTTGCTGGCGGCGGCGCGGGCGTTTGCACGGACGATTACGCCCATTCTTTCGGTAAATCTGGGGTCACTGGGCTTTCTCACCGAAATTCCTCTGGGCGACCTTTATATGACGCTTCAGGATTGGTGCGATCATCGCGCCGATGTTGAGGTTCGAAGCATGATGCATGCTGAACTGCGCCGAGATGGCAAGCTGCTGCATCAATGGGATGCTTTGAACGATGTTGTTGTATCTAAAGGAACAATCGCCCGGATGGCCGATTTCATGGTGGAGATCGATGCGCAGCTCGTGGCCAAGTTTCGGGCGGATGGCATTATCGTGGCAACCCCCACTGGGTCAACGGCTTACAACCTCGCAGCCAATGGTCCGATTGTGATGCCGAATGTGAATGCCATGCTGGTAACGCCAATCTGTCCACATCTACTGACGCTGCGGCCCATTGTCGTGCCTGGAGATTCATCTGTCACCATTCACATCGAAGGGGTTCCGAACCAAACCTACTTGACGGTGGACGGGCAGGAGGCGGTAGAGCTCATGTTAGGGGACATGGTTCATTGTTGCCGGTCGCAATATAGCGTGCGACTCCTGCGGCACACTCCAAATGGCGTCTTCAATGTGCTGCGGTCAAAGTTGAAGTGGGGCGAGCGCTAG
- a CDS encoding TlyA family RNA methyltransferase, translating into MMDAPVNTRAEKIRLDKLLVDLGHAASRERAQALILAGRVLVDEQRVDKPGTAVRGDVAIRLLGSDLKYVSRGGLKLEQALAHWKIVLAGKACVDIGASTGGFTDCMLQSGAASVLAVDTGYGQIAQKLRDDRRVTLRERTNARLLAPCELLGSDVVPVFFAMDVSFISVTLVLPAVLGALSTVSQPWEGEGVILVKPQFEAGRAHVGKGGIVRDASAREQAVERVRKCVLEQGGSGIEVIDSPILGMEGNHEYLLHASFRRQENS; encoded by the coding sequence ATGATGGACGCTCCCGTTAACACGCGCGCTGAAAAAATTCGTCTGGACAAATTGCTTGTCGACCTGGGACACGCCGCCTCGCGGGAGCGGGCGCAAGCGTTGATTCTCGCAGGCCGCGTGCTGGTCGATGAACAGCGCGTGGATAAGCCGGGAACGGCAGTGCGGGGAGATGTCGCGATCCGGTTGCTGGGCTCGGATTTGAAGTACGTCAGCCGCGGTGGACTGAAGCTGGAGCAGGCGCTCGCCCACTGGAAGATTGTGCTGGCAGGTAAAGCTTGTGTCGATATTGGAGCTTCGACGGGCGGCTTTACCGACTGCATGTTGCAGAGCGGCGCAGCCAGCGTGCTCGCAGTAGATACAGGTTACGGCCAGATCGCGCAGAAGCTGCGTGATGACCGGCGGGTGACTCTGCGGGAACGTACCAATGCCCGGCTGTTGGCGCCATGCGAGTTGTTGGGAAGCGATGTCGTGCCGGTTTTCTTTGCGATGGATGTGTCCTTTATCTCAGTCACGCTGGTTCTCCCGGCAGTCCTTGGCGCGCTTTCTACGGTGTCGCAGCCGTGGGAGGGAGAGGGAGTGATCCTGGTGAAGCCCCAGTTTGAGGCAGGAAGGGCGCATGTGGGTAAGGGCGGAATCGTTCGCGATGCGTCAGCCCGCGAGCAGGCGGTGGAGCGCGTTCGCAAATGTGTGCTTGAACAGGGAGGCAGCGGGATCGAGGTGATTGACTCGCCGATTCTTGGGATGGAAGGGAACCACGAGTATCTGCTTCATGCTTCTTTCAGGCGGCAGGAAAACTCGTAG
- a CDS encoding sigma-70 family RNA polymerase sigma factor — protein sequence MVNTPPLSTQDDAGLLALVQRGDEYAMASLFDRYSKVVYSVALRVLRDPAAAEDVLQEVFMQIWRNPDGFVATRGSLGGWLAVVARNRSIDALRRKRPTESVDDMALASNYNLANEAEQNNMMEKARVVIQQLPMEQRKTLEMAFFDGLTHSEIAEMTGDPLGTVKTRIRSALSTLRKAFTA from the coding sequence ATGGTTAACACGCCACCGCTATCTACGCAGGACGATGCAGGACTTCTTGCGTTAGTGCAGCGAGGCGACGAGTATGCGATGGCGTCCTTGTTCGACCGCTACTCGAAGGTGGTGTACTCCGTGGCGTTGCGGGTGCTTCGCGATCCCGCTGCAGCGGAAGACGTTTTACAGGAAGTATTCATGCAGATCTGGCGCAATCCCGATGGTTTTGTCGCAACCCGCGGAAGTCTCGGCGGCTGGCTCGCGGTGGTCGCACGCAACCGGTCGATCGACGCGCTGCGCAGGAAACGGCCCACGGAATCCGTCGACGATATGGCGCTCGCGTCTAACTACAATCTGGCCAACGAGGCCGAACAAAACAATATGATGGAGAAGGCACGCGTTGTCATCCAACAGCTTCCTATGGAGCAGCGCAAGACCCTTGAAATGGCATTTTTTGATGGCCTCACCCACTCGGAGATCGCCGAAATGACCGGCGACCCGCTTGGCACGGTAAAGACCAGGATACGCAGCGCGCTCTCGACGTTGAGAAAGGCATTCACGGCATGA
- a CDS encoding anti-sigma factor, with protein MNTTGHIERDDLVLFAMQLLSREETALAAAHIEQCPECRRELAEVQGDLAIYAMTVDMQTPPAEAKERLLKQVAHEKKIIPIDIAQEPVLPGPSFSGRRSLSDDDLPQRSFAGSVFPWLGWALAAGLAVTTGNFYLQRTALQGSIAEQKDQIAQLTVDAATAHQVMETLTDRNAMRVTLTKAQAAPVPQARATYVADKGTLIFQANNMEQLQPAKVYELWLIPANGSSPIPAGTFHPDERGYASVIMPPLPKGVQAKAFGVTIENEGGSQTPTLPIIMVGT; from the coding sequence ATGAACACCACCGGACATATCGAACGCGACGATCTGGTGCTCTTTGCCATGCAGCTTCTCTCGCGAGAAGAGACTGCGCTTGCCGCGGCTCATATCGAACAGTGCCCCGAGTGCCGCCGCGAACTGGCCGAGGTGCAAGGGGACCTCGCCATCTACGCCATGACGGTGGATATGCAGACACCCCCCGCCGAGGCAAAAGAGCGATTGCTTAAGCAAGTGGCACACGAAAAAAAGATCATTCCCATCGATATCGCACAGGAGCCCGTGCTTCCTGGCCCCAGTTTTAGCGGCCGCAGATCCCTAAGCGACGACGATCTTCCGCAGCGCAGCTTCGCCGGCAGTGTCTTTCCGTGGCTGGGCTGGGCGCTGGCCGCCGGCCTTGCGGTAACCACCGGCAATTTTTATCTTCAGCGGACAGCCCTGCAGGGTTCCATCGCCGAGCAGAAGGACCAGATCGCGCAACTCACCGTGGATGCTGCCACGGCACACCAGGTCATGGAGACTCTCACGGACCGAAACGCCATGCGCGTCACGCTCACCAAGGCGCAGGCCGCGCCGGTTCCCCAGGCCAGGGCTACCTACGTGGCGGACAAGGGCACCCTGATCTTCCAAGCCAATAATATGGAACAGCTTCAGCCTGCCAAGGTCTACGAGCTCTGGTTGATTCCCGCCAATGGCAGCAGTCCCATTCCTGCGGGCACCTTCCACCCCGATGAGCGCGGCTATGCCAGCGTCATCATGCCTCCCCTACCCAAGGGAGTGCAGGCAAAGGCGTTCGGCGTCACTATCGAAAACGAGGGTGGCTCCCAGACCCCGACCCTGCCGATCATTATGGTCGGCACATAA
- a CDS encoding YncE family protein, with protein MVTAINPVGPGGQPTKYAVAISTTGASTPGLATFVDFSGDTVLITASIGVDPYYLAVSSDGTTGYTLNRDTTVNSFDISPALLSTQVLQTTLLSGANPVSILPQGLHTYIAEPGRSAVADLAGSPPKLNQEFGPVSNPTYVVGVTNAPRVYTLGSDSSGHGQAYTLETTTDTIDQTPITIGSNPVYGVMTADGKRVFTMNKGDGTVSVINAQTNLLDTVPSTGKSFIPVGTNPLWADLVPTRNELVVANAGNGTSPGSVSIISIPLCSVTTVTGNQNSGCDPTNPVDATGFGTVLATVPVGVNPVMVAVLQDGTRAYVANAGDPTLPCAAVAVAGQSTVCSVSVINLTTNTVTATITSLPDAACAAAKPAVLCGRPNWIAATTGTPTGKVYVTSGDSNNMSVIRTDIDAIDTIVPLQGKGVAVRVTAP; from the coding sequence GTGGTTACTGCCATCAATCCCGTCGGTCCGGGGGGCCAGCCGACCAAATATGCGGTCGCGATTTCCACTACGGGAGCGAGCACGCCTGGGTTGGCAACGTTCGTTGATTTTTCCGGGGACACCGTGCTCATCACGGCGAGCATTGGCGTCGACCCCTACTATCTTGCGGTCAGTTCAGACGGCACTACCGGCTACACGCTCAACCGGGACACCACGGTCAACAGCTTCGACATCTCCCCTGCGCTGTTGAGTACCCAGGTGCTTCAGACCACTCTGCTCTCTGGTGCGAACCCGGTCAGCATTCTTCCCCAGGGTCTTCATACTTATATCGCGGAGCCGGGTCGGTCTGCGGTTGCCGATCTGGCGGGATCTCCGCCCAAGTTGAACCAGGAGTTTGGTCCCGTATCGAATCCGACTTACGTGGTCGGAGTTACGAATGCGCCTCGGGTCTATACGCTCGGCTCGGACAGCTCGGGCCATGGTCAGGCTTATACCCTCGAAACGACGACCGACACCATTGACCAGACTCCGATCACGATCGGCAGCAATCCGGTCTATGGCGTGATGACGGCAGATGGCAAACGCGTTTTCACGATGAACAAGGGAGATGGTACGGTCAGCGTCATCAACGCCCAGACTAACCTGTTGGATACGGTACCGAGTACCGGTAAGAGTTTCATTCCAGTTGGCACGAATCCCCTTTGGGCTGATTTGGTCCCAACCCGCAACGAGCTGGTTGTCGCTAACGCAGGAAATGGCACTTCGCCCGGTTCGGTCAGCATCATCAGTATTCCGCTCTGCTCGGTCACCACGGTTACCGGCAATCAGAATTCCGGCTGTGATCCGACTAACCCGGTGGACGCTACGGGATTCGGCACGGTCCTCGCCACGGTTCCGGTTGGCGTCAATCCGGTGATGGTCGCCGTATTGCAGGACGGCACGCGTGCCTACGTCGCGAACGCCGGAGATCCCACGCTCCCTTGCGCGGCTGTTGCAGTCGCTGGACAGAGCACGGTATGTTCCGTCTCCGTGATCAACCTCACCACGAATACAGTCACCGCGACGATCACCAGTCTGCCTGACGCTGCATGTGCGGCCGCAAAGCCAGCTGTTCTATGTGGGCGTCCAAACTGGATCGCCGCTACGACCGGAACACCGACCGGAAAGGTCTATGTGACCTCTGGCGACTCGAACAATATGTCGGTCATCCGCACGGACATCGATGCGATTGATACCATTGTTCCCCTGCAAGGGAAGGGTGTTGCGGTTCGGGTCACCGCTCCTTAG
- a CDS encoding DUF92 domain-containing protein, with amino-acid sequence MQKMEAQKTIPSRRDEQQSAALVWIVTPLLATGAAYAPVHAAARSSSLTPWIMPLLLSAAFAVLVSLLKAATWPAAAIGFLVCTILAQQPGFGALLALVVLFLLTFAATRFGRSKKELQRLAEGRSGRRAAQIVANLGVAALCASMGWYAGCIAALSEAAADTVSSEIGQAVGGQAWLITSLRRVPGGTDGGISVAGTATGVAAAALVVAAGTMHPAFRPDALLIFAAACAGLLFDSVLGATVERIGWLGNDLVNFSSTLFAAMIAVMWLLFRGRIL; translated from the coding sequence ATGCAGAAGATGGAAGCGCAAAAGACGATCCCCTCGCGCCGGGACGAACAGCAAAGTGCCGCTCTGGTTTGGATCGTCACTCCTCTGCTGGCGACAGGGGCGGCTTATGCACCGGTCCATGCAGCGGCGCGCAGCTCTTCGCTTACGCCGTGGATCATGCCACTGCTGCTGAGTGCTGCCTTCGCGGTGTTGGTGTCGCTGCTGAAGGCGGCGACCTGGCCCGCTGCGGCAATTGGGTTTCTGGTCTGCACGATACTTGCGCAGCAGCCGGGGTTTGGTGCTCTGCTGGCGCTGGTTGTGCTCTTCCTGCTCACTTTTGCGGCTACGCGGTTTGGCAGGTCGAAAAAGGAGTTGCAGAGGCTGGCCGAGGGCCGAAGTGGCAGACGTGCCGCGCAGATTGTGGCCAATCTTGGCGTTGCGGCGCTCTGCGCCTCCATGGGTTGGTATGCCGGCTGCATCGCCGCGCTCTCAGAGGCCGCCGCCGACACTGTTTCATCCGAGATTGGGCAGGCTGTCGGCGGACAGGCGTGGCTGATCACTTCATTGCGGCGGGTTCCCGGCGGGACCGACGGGGGAATCAGCGTAGCCGGAACCGCCACTGGTGTTGCGGCTGCCGCTCTGGTGGTGGCCGCAGGCACGATGCATCCTGCTTTCCGTCCGGATGCGTTGCTGATCTTCGCAGCGGCATGCGCGGGATTGCTCTTCGACAGTGTGCTAGGGGCAACCGTTGAGAGGATCGGCTGGCTGGGGAACGATCTCGTTAACTTCAGCTCGACCCTTTTTGCAGCGATGATTGCCGTAATGTGGCTGCTGTTCCGGGGCAGAATCCTCTGA
- a CDS encoding YdcF family protein — translation MTVSSSNLRPSRRSSTGSIFLRRLIGILLLVALGWFVWVYQQISQVAGEDQAQPADAIAVFGAAEYSGHPSPVLHARLDHAVELYRKQIAPLVITLGGGGDKDSGHTEGGVGRDYLLANGIPFGNIIAETRSTDTEQQVHRLAAIARENNLKSIIVVSDGTHLFRVRELCQAVGLHVYTSPRPMLGHISNYELAMRYFHEMLSYTAWQMKLDPAWLHSWLEGKSEL, via the coding sequence ATGACCGTTTCTTCCTCCAACCTGCGCCCCTCACGCCGCTCCTCTACAGGTAGTATTTTTCTTCGTCGTTTGATTGGAATCCTGCTGTTGGTGGCTTTGGGCTGGTTTGTCTGGGTCTATCAGCAGATCTCGCAGGTCGCCGGCGAGGATCAGGCCCAGCCAGCCGACGCCATCGCCGTGTTTGGTGCGGCCGAATACTCCGGTCATCCCTCTCCGGTCCTACATGCCCGTCTCGATCACGCCGTCGAGCTTTACCGCAAACAGATTGCGCCGCTGGTCATCACGCTCGGCGGAGGTGGCGATAAGGACTCCGGCCATACCGAAGGAGGCGTAGGCCGGGACTATCTGCTCGCCAACGGCATTCCCTTCGGCAACATCATCGCCGAAACCCGTTCGACCGACACCGAGCAGCAGGTTCACCGCCTCGCCGCCATTGCCCGCGAAAACAATCTCAAATCCATCATCGTTGTCAGCGATGGCACTCATCTTTTCCGTGTCCGCGAGCTCTGCCAGGCTGTCGGGCTACACGTCTATACCTCGCCGCGGCCCATGCTGGGCCATATCAGCAACTACGAGCTGGCCATGCGCTACTTCCACGAGATGCTCAGCTACACGGCTTGGCAGATGAAACTGGATCCGGCTTGGCTGCATAGCTGGCTCGAAGGCAAATCCGAGCTTTAG